Proteins from a single region of Bogoriella caseilytica:
- a CDS encoding class I SAM-dependent methyltransferase, which produces MDDLHASPAESPASFWESRYSNAPRVWSGRVNQVLADVAAPLPPGRALDLGCGEGADAIWLAQQGWNATGMDISATAIARARAAAAHAAAGGAHYLVSDLSQLPSGVYDLVSASYFHSPVELARVEILRRASALVAPGGHLLVTSHADFPPWAEKPHHDHHFLNPQEEIDQLELEPGQWEIELAETRPRQATGPQGERATLDDVVVLIRRR; this is translated from the coding sequence ATGGATGATCTGCACGCCTCGCCGGCCGAATCGCCCGCCAGCTTCTGGGAGTCGAGGTACTCGAACGCTCCGCGGGTCTGGTCCGGCCGGGTCAATCAGGTGCTGGCTGACGTGGCCGCTCCTCTCCCGCCGGGCCGGGCGCTGGACCTGGGGTGCGGGGAAGGGGCGGACGCGATCTGGCTGGCACAGCAGGGGTGGAACGCCACCGGGATGGACATCTCTGCCACCGCCATCGCGCGCGCACGAGCGGCGGCAGCCCACGCGGCCGCGGGAGGCGCGCACTACCTCGTCTCCGACCTCTCCCAGCTCCCCTCCGGCGTCTACGACCTGGTTTCCGCGAGCTATTTCCACTCCCCCGTGGAACTCGCGCGCGTCGAGATCCTGCGGCGCGCCAGTGCGCTCGTCGCACCCGGAGGTCATCTCCTCGTCACCTCCCACGCCGATTTCCCGCCCTGGGCCGAGAAGCCGCATCACGACCACCACTTCCTCAATCCACAGGAGGAGATCGACCAGCTCGAGCTCGAGCCCGGCCAGTGGGAGATCGAGCTGGCCGAGACCCGGCCGCGCCAGGCCACCGGACCACAGGGCGAGCGCGCGACTCTGGACGACGTCGTGGTGCTGATCCGCCGCCGCTGA
- a CDS encoding type II secretion system F family protein, translating into MGLVLASMGVGLAAGVVTLAVTGISTVALCFTIIATGAPLVLVRARARKRRMRLRAVWPDVIDDIVSAIRAGLSLPEALIAIGERGPEEVRGEFQRFTEDYRATGRFVESLDALKGRLADPVADRICEALRLAREVGGTDLGVLLRTLARMLREDLRTRGEVEARQSWTVAGARLAVAAPWAVLLLVSMRSDGASAYGSARGLMVLAGGGLSCLLAYALMVRLGRLPEEGRILR; encoded by the coding sequence ATGGGTCTGGTTCTTGCCAGCATGGGCGTCGGCTTGGCCGCCGGGGTCGTGACTCTCGCCGTCACCGGAATCTCTACTGTCGCACTGTGCTTCACCATCATCGCGACGGGAGCGCCGTTGGTCCTGGTCCGGGCTCGCGCCCGCAAGCGACGCATGCGACTCCGCGCCGTCTGGCCGGACGTCATCGATGACATCGTCTCGGCCATCCGTGCGGGCCTGTCGTTGCCGGAGGCCTTGATCGCCATCGGGGAACGCGGCCCCGAGGAAGTGCGCGGCGAGTTCCAGCGCTTCACCGAGGACTACCGAGCAACCGGCCGCTTCGTGGAATCTCTCGATGCGCTCAAGGGTCGGTTGGCCGATCCCGTCGCTGACCGGATTTGCGAAGCCTTACGCCTGGCCCGGGAGGTCGGCGGTACGGATCTCGGAGTGCTGCTGCGCACGCTGGCGCGCATGCTCCGTGAGGACCTTCGCACTCGGGGCGAGGTCGAAGCCCGCCAATCCTGGACCGTTGCCGGAGCGCGCCTGGCTGTTGCCGCGCCCTGGGCGGTGCTGCTGCTGGTCTCGATGCGTTCCGACGGCGCGAGCGCATATGGCAGTGCCCGGGGATTGATGGTTCTCGCCGGTGGTGGGCTGAGCTGCCTGCTCGCCTACGCGCTCATGGTGCGACTGGGCCGGCTGCCGGAGGAAGGGCGGATCTTGCGATGA
- a CDS encoding CpaF family protein yields MDDGVALLESEVRELVRRRGVDPARDAEGMQVLVAAALADYDDRSLAGLVPPLVDPEAAIKDVMDAVAGLGPLQRYLEDDEIEEIWINEPGKVFVARRGRPELTTTILDDRQVRELVERMLRTSGRRLDLSTPFVDATLSGGERVHVVIPDITTGWAVNIRKFVARARSLPDMVTLGSLTPQAADFLHAAVVSGLNVLVSGATQAGKTTMIRALAGSIPATERIISCEEVFELNLPARDTVALQTRQANLEGAGEVPLRRLVKEALRMRPDRLIIGEVREAEAFDMLIALNSGLPGMCTLHANSAREAVTKLCTLPLLAGENVTASFVVPTVASAIDLVVHLDLERDGRRSVREIVAVTGRVEGAVVETAEIFHHREGALQRADGYPPKGEAFRRAGFELSSLLHPEVAAWG; encoded by the coding sequence ATGGATGACGGCGTCGCGCTACTGGAGAGCGAAGTGCGCGAGCTCGTGCGCCGGCGTGGAGTGGATCCGGCTCGTGATGCTGAGGGCATGCAGGTCCTCGTTGCCGCTGCGTTGGCTGACTATGACGATCGTTCGCTTGCCGGACTGGTGCCCCCGCTGGTGGATCCCGAGGCCGCGATCAAGGACGTCATGGACGCCGTCGCCGGTCTGGGCCCGCTCCAGCGCTATCTCGAGGACGACGAGATCGAGGAGATCTGGATCAATGAGCCGGGGAAGGTGTTTGTCGCGCGGCGTGGCCGCCCCGAACTGACCACCACCATCCTCGATGACCGGCAGGTGCGTGAGCTGGTCGAGCGCATGCTGCGGACCTCTGGTCGCCGGCTCGACCTGTCCACTCCCTTCGTGGATGCCACCTTGAGCGGCGGGGAGCGTGTCCACGTTGTCATCCCGGACATCACGACCGGATGGGCGGTCAACATCCGTAAGTTCGTCGCTCGAGCCCGCAGCCTTCCCGACATGGTCACGCTCGGGTCGCTCACACCGCAGGCTGCCGACTTCCTGCACGCGGCTGTCGTATCGGGCTTGAACGTGCTGGTCTCCGGCGCTACCCAAGCAGGCAAGACCACGATGATCCGCGCGCTCGCCGGTTCGATACCGGCCACCGAGCGCATCATCAGCTGCGAAGAGGTCTTCGAACTCAACCTCCCAGCACGCGACACCGTCGCGTTGCAGACTCGACAGGCGAACCTGGAGGGGGCGGGCGAGGTCCCGTTGCGCCGCTTGGTCAAGGAGGCGCTGCGCATGCGCCCCGACCGCCTGATCATCGGTGAGGTTCGCGAGGCTGAAGCCTTCGACATGTTGATCGCCTTGAACTCCGGCCTCCCCGGGATGTGCACCCTGCATGCCAACTCGGCCCGCGAAGCGGTGACCAAGCTATGCACGCTGCCGCTGCTCGCGGGTGAGAACGTGACCGCGTCCTTTGTCGTGCCCACTGTTGCCTCGGCGATTGATCTCGTCGTCCACCTCGACCTCGAGCGTGATGGCCGCCGCTCGGTGCGCGAGATCGTGGCGGTCACCGGTCGTGTCGAGGGGGCCGTGGTTGAGACCGCCGAGATCTTCCACCACCGTGAGGGTGCGCTGCAGCGCGCTGATGGGTATCCGCCCAAGGGCGAGGCTTTTCGTCGCGCGGGCTTCGAGTTGTCCAGCCTGCTCCATCCGGAGGTCGCCGCATGGGGGTAG
- a CDS encoding ATP-dependent DNA helicase → MTSSPTGAASTSAVPETYSPRRIAEILGQHPPTAEQEEVIRAGHGPVLVVAGAGSGKTETMAARVVYLVANGVVRPEEVLGLTFTRKAAAELSQRIRARLSRFQQRIAEIEGGEADQDALAHQPEISTYNSFAAAVAAEHALRVGGDPDAALLTDAGAWQLADRALRSWQDDLATTRKAPALTTALLGLAAGVTENVLSIADARELLEDLLTDLSAKSPAPGSRSKGPAKDVAAAISALAERRELLDLVEAVEQRKRELGLVTFADQVALAARVARQVPEAGAQLRHAYRVVLLDEFQDTSVAQLDFLSHLFGTASGESGHSVTAVGDPNQAIYGWRGASAASLKRFREQFTTADGAPAPTLDLTTAWRNDHGILRLANAVAAPLRATSPFAVRELTARPGAGPGHVRAALASTQPEEAEEVAAFLEQHWRRGQDTAAVLCRNRAQFRPLIEVFEARGVPYRVLGLGGLLTCPEVLDLRAALRVIDDAGRGDQLVRLLTSLNLGAADLHALAGFARSLGREVPLVEALDALTSAEAEAGGLSAAATERVLRLAGQLRRLRGLTQLALPELVRAAEQILGVDLELTARYGPAGRSRLDAFAEVAAGYAQDAAAGALRPTLGAFLDWLDAATEHERGLEGADIAEDEPETDVVQLLTIHAAKGLEWDVVAVPGLVEKQFPNYASKPQDDLSVTDNAWLTSIGELPYPLRQDAADLPSLDVAGAATHQDVAAAREEFRQAAGAHRLSEETRLAYVALTRAKRAMLVSASHFRAGKTPLPPSRFLLAASRLADECRPWAEAPEDGAENPALESERAEWVPDVLGARRPAVEKAARAVLSAEPAELSEDSRDPVVDRWRAEARLLLAERDTREPEEVAIAGRLSASAMMSLMSDPAGFALQRRRPVPAKPTVGARRGTRFHAWIQEYYHRAALIDAEDIISGVEEAVPSDADLVQLREHFAASPWAQRTPVAIETDLLTPVGGTIVRCRIDAVFPDHEHPGGFIVVDWKTGRPPVDAQELAVKEMQLALYRLAWARERQVPLEQVRAAFQYIGHDEPIYAGMLTEDEIVERLAVAAGRPD, encoded by the coding sequence ATGACCAGCAGCCCTACCGGAGCGGCCTCGACGAGCGCTGTGCCCGAGACCTACAGCCCTAGACGGATCGCGGAGATCCTGGGCCAGCACCCCCCCACCGCTGAGCAGGAGGAGGTCATCCGCGCCGGCCACGGCCCTGTGCTCGTCGTGGCCGGGGCCGGCTCGGGCAAGACCGAGACCATGGCGGCACGGGTGGTCTACCTGGTGGCCAACGGCGTGGTCCGGCCCGAGGAGGTGCTGGGGCTGACCTTCACCCGCAAGGCGGCTGCGGAGCTGTCCCAGCGCATCCGTGCCCGGCTGAGCCGGTTCCAGCAGCGCATCGCCGAGATCGAGGGCGGCGAGGCCGACCAGGACGCGCTGGCCCACCAACCGGAGATCTCCACCTACAACTCCTTTGCTGCGGCGGTTGCCGCCGAGCATGCCTTGCGGGTGGGCGGTGACCCGGACGCCGCCCTGCTTACCGACGCCGGGGCCTGGCAGCTGGCTGACCGGGCCTTGCGGTCCTGGCAGGACGACCTCGCCACCACCCGCAAGGCCCCGGCCCTGACCACGGCGCTGCTGGGCCTGGCAGCCGGAGTCACCGAGAACGTGCTGAGCATCGCCGACGCCCGCGAGCTCCTTGAGGATCTGCTCACCGACCTGAGCGCCAAGTCCCCGGCGCCGGGGTCTCGGAGCAAAGGGCCGGCCAAGGACGTCGCCGCCGCGATCAGCGCCCTGGCCGAGCGTCGCGAGCTGCTCGATCTGGTCGAGGCGGTGGAGCAGCGCAAGCGGGAACTGGGGCTGGTGACCTTCGCCGACCAGGTGGCGCTCGCCGCACGCGTGGCCCGCCAGGTGCCCGAGGCCGGTGCGCAGCTGCGTCACGCCTACCGGGTGGTGTTGCTGGACGAGTTCCAGGACACCTCCGTGGCCCAGCTGGACTTCCTCTCCCACCTCTTCGGCACCGCCTCGGGTGAGTCCGGGCACTCGGTGACGGCGGTGGGGGACCCGAACCAGGCCATCTACGGGTGGCGCGGCGCCTCAGCGGCCTCACTCAAGCGCTTCCGGGAGCAGTTCACCACCGCCGACGGCGCCCCGGCGCCCACGCTCGACCTGACCACCGCCTGGCGCAACGACCACGGGATCCTCCGCCTGGCCAATGCCGTGGCCGCACCGCTGCGCGCCACCAGCCCTTTCGCGGTGCGGGAGCTGACGGCGCGCCCCGGCGCCGGGCCCGGTCACGTGCGTGCTGCGCTGGCCTCCACCCAGCCCGAGGAGGCCGAGGAGGTCGCTGCCTTTCTGGAGCAGCATTGGCGGCGCGGCCAAGACACCGCCGCGGTGCTGTGCCGCAACCGAGCCCAGTTTCGCCCCCTGATCGAGGTCTTCGAAGCCCGCGGCGTGCCCTACCGGGTGCTGGGCCTGGGCGGCCTGCTCACCTGCCCGGAGGTCCTCGACCTGCGCGCAGCCCTGCGCGTCATCGACGACGCCGGGCGCGGGGACCAGCTCGTGCGCTTGCTCACCTCGCTGAACCTGGGCGCGGCCGACCTGCACGCCCTGGCCGGATTCGCCCGCTCGCTGGGCCGGGAGGTGCCCCTGGTAGAGGCCCTCGATGCGCTCACCAGCGCCGAGGCCGAAGCCGGCGGCCTGTCCGCCGCAGCGACCGAGCGTGTGCTCCGGCTCGCCGGGCAGCTGCGCCGGCTCCGAGGTCTTACGCAGCTGGCGCTCCCTGAGCTGGTGCGGGCAGCCGAGCAGATCCTCGGCGTGGATCTCGAACTCACCGCGCGCTACGGCCCTGCGGGGCGCAGCCGGCTCGACGCCTTCGCCGAGGTCGCCGCCGGCTACGCCCAGGACGCCGCAGCCGGGGCGTTGCGCCCCACGCTCGGGGCCTTCCTGGATTGGCTCGACGCCGCCACTGAGCATGAGCGCGGCCTGGAGGGCGCGGACATCGCCGAGGACGAGCCGGAGACCGATGTGGTTCAGCTCCTGACCATCCACGCCGCCAAAGGCCTGGAGTGGGACGTCGTGGCCGTGCCCGGGCTGGTGGAGAAGCAGTTTCCGAACTACGCCTCGAAACCCCAGGACGACCTCTCCGTCACCGACAACGCCTGGTTGACCTCGATCGGCGAGCTTCCCTACCCGCTGCGGCAGGACGCCGCCGACCTGCCCTCCTTGGACGTGGCGGGCGCCGCCACGCACCAGGACGTCGCAGCGGCCCGGGAGGAGTTCCGGCAGGCCGCCGGTGCGCACCGCCTGAGCGAGGAGACCCGCCTGGCGTACGTGGCCCTCACCCGGGCCAAGCGGGCGATGCTGGTGTCCGCATCGCACTTCCGCGCCGGCAAGACCCCGCTTCCGCCGTCTCGGTTCCTCCTCGCCGCGAGCCGTCTCGCTGACGAGTGCCGGCCCTGGGCCGAGGCGCCCGAGGACGGGGCGGAGAACCCTGCCCTGGAATCCGAACGGGCCGAGTGGGTACCGGATGTGCTTGGCGCGCGCCGTCCGGCGGTGGAGAAGGCCGCCCGTGCCGTGCTGAGCGCAGAGCCGGCGGAACTCTCCGAGGACTCGCGCGACCCGGTGGTCGATCGCTGGCGGGCCGAGGCGCGGCTACTCCTGGCTGAGCGCGACACCCGCGAGCCCGAGGAGGTCGCCATCGCGGGCCGGCTCTCCGCTTCGGCCATGATGTCGCTGATGTCTGATCCGGCGGGCTTCGCTCTGCAGCGCCGCCGCCCGGTGCCCGCCAAGCCCACTGTGGGCGCGCGCCGCGGCACCCGCTTCCACGCCTGGATCCAGGAGTACTACCACCGCGCCGCGCTCATCGATGCCGAGGACATCATCAGCGGCGTGGAGGAGGCCGTCCCCTCCGATGCGGACCTGGTGCAGTTGCGCGAGCACTTCGCGGCCTCCCCGTGGGCGCAGCGCACCCCGGTGGCCATTGAGACCGACCTGCTCACGCCGGTGGGCGGCACCATCGTGCGCTGCCGGATCGATGCCGTCTTCCCCGACCACGAACATCCCGGCGGCTTCATCGTGGTGGACTGGAAGACCGGACGCCCGCCCGTGGACGCGCAGGAGCTCGCGGTCAAGGAGATGCAGCTGGCGCTGTACCGCCTCGCATGGGCGCGCGAGCGTCAGGTGCCGCTGGAGCAGGTGCGGGCCGCCTTCCAGTACATCGGCCATGACGAGCCGATCTACGCCGGGATGCTCACCGAGGATGAGATCGTCGAGCGCCTGGCCGTAGCGGCTGGGCGCCCGGACTGA
- a CDS encoding phosphotransferase, whose amino-acid sequence MPRSMLALAALATSAVPGLDVVATRPPQLTTSEFQSTGVLDGNGRAWVVRAPLTDAAGAALEAEAALLVRLAEEVSSGRLPFAVPQPAGFAQLPEGGRAMVHRALVGREVLLDELDGGPLAVDLARAIAAIHELDIALVAELGLPVYDAEAFRKRRLAEVDEASRTGHVPAALINRWERALEDLRLWTFEPVVVHGDLAPEHVLVHDGEVSAIHSFSAAHASDPAEDLAWLQASAPEDALPIIAEAYAAARSGAEDPALMDRALLASELALARWLLHGVRTEDATIVDDATAMLRTLEEDVADAPEIGRSEPAVHWEVAPEEDEPAGDTDSDDDRVEHADPDEDHEADQATDLEGTAPHRIAGPAEETEQLHLGERLEDR is encoded by the coding sequence GTGCCACGTTCGATGCTCGCTCTCGCCGCCCTCGCCACCTCAGCAGTGCCCGGCCTGGACGTGGTGGCCACGCGCCCGCCCCAGCTGACCACGAGCGAGTTCCAGAGCACCGGAGTACTAGACGGCAATGGCCGCGCCTGGGTGGTGCGCGCTCCGCTGACCGATGCTGCCGGTGCCGCGCTGGAGGCCGAGGCCGCGTTGCTGGTCCGCCTGGCTGAGGAGGTCTCCTCCGGGCGGCTGCCGTTCGCGGTGCCGCAACCGGCCGGTTTCGCCCAGCTGCCTGAGGGCGGGCGCGCCATGGTCCACCGCGCGCTCGTGGGCCGCGAGGTGCTGCTCGATGAACTGGACGGCGGCCCCCTGGCCGTGGATCTTGCCCGCGCCATCGCCGCGATCCATGAGCTCGACATCGCTCTGGTGGCCGAGCTCGGCCTGCCCGTCTACGACGCCGAGGCCTTCCGCAAACGCCGTCTGGCCGAGGTGGATGAGGCCTCACGCACTGGGCACGTGCCCGCGGCGTTGATCAACCGTTGGGAACGGGCGCTGGAGGACCTGCGGCTGTGGACCTTCGAACCGGTGGTGGTCCATGGCGATCTCGCTCCCGAACACGTGCTGGTCCACGACGGCGAAGTGAGCGCCATCCACTCCTTCTCGGCCGCACATGCCAGCGATCCGGCGGAGGACCTGGCCTGGTTGCAAGCCTCCGCCCCGGAGGACGCCCTGCCGATCATCGCTGAGGCCTATGCGGCCGCGCGCAGCGGCGCCGAGGATCCAGCCCTGATGGACCGTGCGCTGCTCGCCTCCGAACTCGCCCTGGCGCGTTGGTTGCTGCACGGCGTGCGCACCGAGGACGCCACGATCGTGGACGACGCCACGGCCATGCTGCGCACGCTGGAAGAGGACGTGGCCGACGCTCCGGAGATCGGCCGCAGCGAGCCGGCCGTGCACTGGGAGGTCGCTCCCGAGGAGGATGAACCGGCCGGTGACACGGACTCCGACGACGATCGCGTCGAGCACGCGGATCCCGACGAGGACCACGAAGCCGACCAGGCCACTGACCTGGAGGGCACCGCCCCGCACCGCATCGCCGGCCCAGCGGAAGAGACCGAGCAACTCCACCTCGGCGAACGGCTCGAGGATCGCTGA